ATTAAAACCGAGTATGAACGCAATGTGCCTGATAAAACTCGGTTTTATAGTTTGTGATTTCACAGGCTCCCGATACCGGTTCAACGGGCGGGAGCCATTTTTTAACCGCAATAATCCATAATGTTACATTATTGGTGCGACTTTATTTTAATGTTGAAAAATCGGACAGGCATGCTACAATGAAATCAAATGTAAATATAGATAATAAGGCCTACTTCCAGGGGAGGGGTGGATCGCGATGAAAGACAAGATGACGGAAAGATGGAACACTTATGAGTCGTTTCACGTCGTTCTGGGTGATAAGAAGGTAGCGGATATCGTCATCACGAACCATGCCAAAATCCGCTGGGCGGATCGAGTCGAGAGTGAGAAAACCGGTTTCGAGGACATCGCCGATTATATGTGGCAGTGCTTGAAACAAGGACGAATCGAGCCTTATTACCGGAATGAACAGGACGTATACTTAATTGACGACGATCTTGTCTTTGTCGCCGAATTCGCCATTCTGGAGAAAGAAACGGATTTGGCGGGCAATCCGCTGCACAAAATGATTGTCGTTACTTTCCTAGGCCGTATGTCTGAGACTATAGAACTACGAGATCTGAAATCATACTATTCCTGGCTCAGACATTCCAGAAGAATGACTTTAATAAAAAATAGCAGAAAACGGAAATAAAAAATGATAAACCGCTCCCCATAATGACGAAGCATGCGCCCATAAAGCTCATGCTTTTTTGTATGATTGTGGATACTTTTTCTGAGGTATATTATATAATGACTGATAGAGAGAGGAAGGATGGATTCAATGGCGCTTAACTTTCATCAACTTCATATATTCTTTACCGTAGCGGAGAAAGGCAGCTTCTCAGCCGCAGCGCTTGCACTCCATATGACTCAGCCGGCCGTGACGATGCAGGTACAGTCGCTGGAGGATTATTTCGGAACGAAGCTGCTGCAGCGTTCGACCAAGCGAATTGAATTAACCGAAGCGGGCAGGGCGCTTATGCCTTTCGCGCAGAGAAGCATCGATTTGATCCGCGACACGGATACCCAGATGTCCAAATTTACGACACAGCTTAAAGGAAGATTACAGCTTGGAGCCAGCTTGACCATTGGAGAGTATATCCTGCCGCGGCTGCTTGGCCCGTTCGGGCAGGAATTTCCGCATATTTCAATCAGCATGAAAGTGATGAATACCGCTCAAATCATGGAAGAGATCCTAAATCATCAGCTGAACTTCGGTTTGATCGAAGCCCCGGTCAACCATCCGGACATGCACATGGAAGCCGTAATGAGCGATGAACTGCGATTAATCGTGGGTAAATCGCATCCGCTCGCACGAGAGAAGGAAGTGCACCTTGCGGATGTGCTGGAATTTCCGTTTGTGCTGCGGGAACAAGGATCGGGGACGAGGCTGGTTATGGAAGAGCAGCTGAAAAATAAACAAATCGATCCGGCGGAATTGAAAATCGTGATGGAGCTTGGCAGCACGGGAGCGGTGAAGTCGGCGGTCGAAGCCGGGCTAGGCGTATCGTTCGTGTCGGGCTCGTCGGTCAAGCATGAGGTCGCGCTTGGGCTTATTCATACAATCCCACTCAAAGATGTCAATTTTAAACGTCAATTTTATTCGATTTATCTTAAATCCGCGCTGCTGCCGATATCCGCCGTCACGTTCCTCACCTTCCTTCGGGAGAGAGACCTCGAGCAATGGTTATAGGCCGCGCCGATCTTCATACCCATACAACGGCTTCCGATGGGATGCAGCAGCCCCGGGAAAACGTTCGCATGGCGAAAGAGGCCGGACTTGCCGCAGTAGCCATTACCGATCACGATACTGTGGAAGGGATCGCGGAGGCGATGGAAGCGGGAGAGGAATTCGGCATAACAGTCGTGCCCGGCGTAGAAATCAGTACGTCTGCAGGCGGCCGCGACGTTCACATATTGGGGTATTACACCAATTGGCAGAGCGACGATTGGCGCGGGAGGCTCGGCAGTCTTACTGAAGTCAGGGATAACCGAAACCTCATGATTATTGAGAAACTCCGTTCACTTGGAATCCCGATATCTTTGGATGAAGTGCTTGACGAAGCGCGTAAGCAGGGAAAGGACAGAGGGACGATCGGAAGGCCGCATATGGCGTCATTGCTTGTTGCCAAAGGCATCGTCGATACGATGCAGGAAGCGTTTGACCGCTACCTGGCGGCAGGCGCCGCGGCGTACGTTAATCCGCCCAGGCTAAATCCTTTCGAGGCTGTCGAATGGATACGCCAAGCGGGCGGAACAAGTGTAATAGCTCATCCCGGTTTGTACGGCGATGACGATCTGGTCGAAGAGATTATTCGCAGCGGAGCGGAGGGGATCGAGGTATTCCACTCTGACCATGGAACGGATGATGAAGTAAGGTACGAGCGGTTGGCCCGTCAATACGGCCTTATCGTTACCGGAGGCTCCGATTATCATGGAGAACGTCAAGGTGTGGTGTTCCACGGCACGATCGGCAGCCGAACGGTCGACGCCGGCGTATTGAAGCAGCTTAATCCGGCATCGAGGTAAGCAGATAGGGGGCGGCTTCAAGACCGCAACGCCGCAACGCGTCAGATAGAAGAGCTGCGCCGCGGAAGCTGCATGTTATATGCAGCTTCCGCGGCGCAGCGTGATGGAAGGCATTATGTTTTGATTTGCGAAGGCAGATTTTTAAGGCGCTGTTCATCAGGTGTGATGAACAGCGTTTTTTGATGATCGTAAATAACGAAGCCCGGTTTGGCGCCGCTAGGCTTCTTCACATGCTTGACAAGCGTATAGTCGACCGGCACGTGACTGGACGATCGCGCTTGGCTGTAATGGGCGGCCAGCATCGCGGCTTCCTCCAGAGTTTGATCATTAAATTCGGCAGCTCGGATGACGACGTGCGAGCCGGGAATATCCTTCGTATGCAGCCAGGTCTCGTTTGGACCGGCAGTTTTGTTCGTCAAGAAATCGTTCTGCGTATTGTTCTTGCCCACATATATGGGTATTCCCTCGGAAGATGTATAACAAAGCAGTGCCGGCCGCGCCGGTTTGCGTTTCTTGCCGCCGCGTTTGGTCCGGTCTCTTAAATAGCCCTGTTCGACCAATTCCTCGCGAATCTCATCGATATCCGATAATGACGCGCTCTCCAGCTGCTGCAGCAGCGCCTCCAGGTAAAGCATCTCCTCTCTGGCGTTTTCCATTTGCTCGTTCACGATATTCAAGGAGTTTTTATGCTTTGTATATTTCTTGAAATAACGCTGGGCGTTTTCCGAAGGAGACAGCTGCGGGTCCAGAGCGATCCGGATGATCCGCTGCTCCTCGTCGTAGTAATTGATTGCATCGATCCACTCGTCGCCGCGCTTCAATTGGTGCAAATAGGCTGTGAGCAGCTCGCCCCGTATTCGGAATTTATCCGCATCCCTGGCTTCATCCAGCGTTTCCTTAAGCTTCTCGAGCTTCTTGCTGTTCTTGTTAAGCTCGTTATGGAGAAAACGAATCAGATCCGATACCCGTTGTTTAACCGTATCCCGAATCGCCTTATCGCCATAGAAAGCCTCCAGACAAAGGCTGACGGTCGCGTAGGTCTCGGTGAGACCCTGGACATGCGAAAGCCGCGTAACAGAGAAGACGGCTTTGCCGGTAGAGTCGCTGGTGACGATCTGCGGCTGGTACCGGTGTTCGCGAAGCTCGCTCATCATTTCATGAAAGGCAGACCATAAATGTACGTAGCCGCTCTCAGCTTCTCCGGCCGCAGCGCTCCGGTGAACGATTTCTCTGGCGAGCAGCGGACTGATTCCGCTAAACGCCGCCACAAGCAGCTTATCCGGCGGGAGTTTAGCCGAAGGATTGCCTGATTCTTCGGTGTTTATCACCATTTTCGGCCCAGGACTTGCTCCGGTGACCTGGGTTGCGGGGTCGGCGCTCTCATCCTCTTTCGCTGTCAGTACGGCATGAACAGCGTCCATAAATGCAGCTTGGTCGGGTATTTCCAAGGGATCCCGTTTACCTTGCTCCGGAGGGGCGGTATAAACGGAACCGGGCATGACGATCCTGTAGCTGCTTATCGCCGGTGTTACATGGTGGATACCGTCGTGAATCGTTCCCGCAGCGGCATCGAGCAATATAATATTGCTGTGGCGGCCCATCAGCTCAATGATGAGCGTCTTCAGCGATATGTCGCCCAGCTCGTCGCGCTGTCTTACATCGATATGAATGATCCGTTCACTTCCGATTTGGCGGACAGCCTCTATAAGCCCGCCCTCGCAGTACTTTCGGAGGAGCATGCAGAACATCGGAGCTTCACGAGGGTTGATGAACGACTGCTCCGTCCATTGGACCCGAGGATAAGTCGGATTGGCGGAGATCAGCAGCTTCCCGCCGGACCCGCCGCCGCGAATTTGAAAAACAAGGTCATGTTCGGTGGGCTGATGTATTTTATGAATGCGCGCGCCGACGCACGATTGAAGCTCATGGACGACGGCACGGGTAACGATTCCATCTAATGCCATGCGGGTTCATTTCTCCTTCAAGTTTATTGTGACACTCCCGATTTTGAATCTGAATGAGCGGAAAACTCATCGGAAGCGTACTCTGTCCTGTTTCATCTCCCTATCATGCCATAGTTTGGACAAAAACTTAAGTCTTGAATGGGATATTTCGCAGTTTGTCCGAATACATTTAGGCAATATAGGCTGTCCGTTTGGCGGCAAGTAACGGGAGGGTGACAGGGCATGGAACAAGGGAAATGGCATCAGATGGGGACAAACGAACTTGCGCAGTCGTTTGAAGCTTCGCTGGAAACCGGTCTTACGCCGGACGAAGCCGCTGATCGGCTCAGCCGGGTCGGACGCAACGAACTGTCTGAAGGAAAGAAGATCTCCCCAATCAAATTGTTTTTGGGTCAGTTCAAAGATTTCATGGTGCTGGTGCTCATGGGCGCTACGCTCATTTCGGGTTTGCTCGGCGAATATTTGGATGCGATCACGATTGTGGCGATTATAGTTCTGAACGCCGTTCTCGGGTTTGTTCAGGAGTTTCGGGCGGAAAAGTCACTGCGCGCGTTGAAAGCATTGTCGGCGCCGGCAGCCAAAGCGCTGCGCGGGGGGCAGGTCATCGTACTTCCGGCAAGCGAGCTTGTGCCGGGCGATATCGTTCTGGTGGAGAGCGGCGACCGCATACCGGCGGATCTGCGGTTTATCGAAACGAACAGCTGCTATGCGGAAGAATCGGCGCTTACCGGCGAATCCGTTCCTGTCGGCAAGCATTGCAATCCGATTGAGGAGTCCGACCTGCCGCTAGGCGATTTGCGCAATATCGGCTTCATGGGCACGATGGTTACGCGAGGCACCGCCCGGGGGATCGTCATTCGCACCGGTATGTCTACGGAAATGGGGAAAATCGCCAATCTCATCCAGCAAACCGAATCGATGGAAACGCCGCTCCAGCATCGTCTGGAACAGCTTGGGAAAATATTGATCGTGGTAGCTCTGGGCTTGACCGTTCTGGTTGTGCTTGCCGGTATTCTGCACGGGCAGCCTGCTTATGAAATGTTCCTCGCCGGCGTAAGCCTCGCTGTAGCCGCCATTCCGGAAGGCCTGCCGGCTATTGTGACGATTGCACTGGCTCTCGGCGTCCAGCGGATGATCAAACGCAGGGCCATCGTACGCAAGCTGCCGTCGGTCGAAACATTAGGCTGCGCTTCCGTTATCTGTTCGGATAAAACAGGCACGCTGACGCAAAACAAAATGACGGTTACAAGGCTCTGGATCGG
This is a stretch of genomic DNA from Paenibacillus sp. sptzw28. It encodes these proteins:
- a CDS encoding selenium metabolism-associated LysR family transcriptional regulator codes for the protein MALNFHQLHIFFTVAEKGSFSAAALALHMTQPAVTMQVQSLEDYFGTKLLQRSTKRIELTEAGRALMPFAQRSIDLIRDTDTQMSKFTTQLKGRLQLGASLTIGEYILPRLLGPFGQEFPHISISMKVMNTAQIMEEILNHQLNFGLIEAPVNHPDMHMEAVMSDELRLIVGKSHPLAREKEVHLADVLEFPFVLREQGSGTRLVMEEQLKNKQIDPAELKIVMELGSTGAVKSAVEAGLGVSFVSGSSVKHEVALGLIHTIPLKDVNFKRQFYSIYLKSALLPISAVTFLTFLRERDLEQWL
- a CDS encoding PHP domain-containing protein codes for the protein MVIGRADLHTHTTASDGMQQPRENVRMAKEAGLAAVAITDHDTVEGIAEAMEAGEEFGITVVPGVEISTSAGGRDVHILGYYTNWQSDDWRGRLGSLTEVRDNRNLMIIEKLRSLGIPISLDEVLDEARKQGKDRGTIGRPHMASLLVAKGIVDTMQEAFDRYLAAGAAAYVNPPRLNPFEAVEWIRQAGGTSVIAHPGLYGDDDLVEEIIRSGAEGIEVFHSDHGTDDEVRYERLARQYGLIVTGGSDYHGERQGVVFHGTIGSRTVDAGVLKQLNPASR
- a CDS encoding NFACT family protein, whose protein sequence is MALDGIVTRAVVHELQSCVGARIHKIHQPTEHDLVFQIRGGGSGGKLLISANPTYPRVQWTEQSFINPREAPMFCMLLRKYCEGGLIEAVRQIGSERIIHIDVRQRDELGDISLKTLIIELMGRHSNIILLDAAAGTIHDGIHHVTPAISSYRIVMPGSVYTAPPEQGKRDPLEIPDQAAFMDAVHAVLTAKEDESADPATQVTGASPGPKMVINTEESGNPSAKLPPDKLLVAAFSGISPLLAREIVHRSAAAGEAESGYVHLWSAFHEMMSELREHRYQPQIVTSDSTGKAVFSVTRLSHVQGLTETYATVSLCLEAFYGDKAIRDTVKQRVSDLIRFLHNELNKNSKKLEKLKETLDEARDADKFRIRGELLTAYLHQLKRGDEWIDAINYYDEEQRIIRIALDPQLSPSENAQRYFKKYTKHKNSLNIVNEQMENAREEMLYLEALLQQLESASLSDIDEIREELVEQGYLRDRTKRGGKKRKPARPALLCYTSSEGIPIYVGKNNTQNDFLTNKTAGPNETWLHTKDIPGSHVVIRAAEFNDQTLEEAAMLAAHYSQARSSSHVPVDYTLVKHVKKPSGAKPGFVIYDHQKTLFITPDEQRLKNLPSQIKT